In Sphingobacterium sp. R2, the genomic stretch GGATCAGGTCTATGTAGACCAACTTTCCTGGAATGGAAAACCTTATGGCAGGAATTATATCCGTTATAAAGACTTACTGCAGGGCGCCAACCTTCAGTTCAAAATGAGCGATGCCCCAAATAAAAATAGAGGTACAAAAAAAGCGGATGCTCCGTATTCCTTTAGTCGTGAAAAGATAGATAAGTGATAAAATTGCTACAGCAATAAGTTCGCTAATCCTTAATCTATACGAAAATTTAGCACTGCATTGAACGTTAAAAGTTCTTAACAATCGATGAAAATTGAGTTGTATTTGAAAACCATGATAGTTAATTTTGAGGCTGTCATGGTTTTTTTACATGAATACAATAATCTTGGGTATTTAAAATCATATCTTTGTCGTTCTTAATTACAATATGTTAGGTAAAATATTTCATTTGTTAATACTCTTTGCATACCTTAATTTGTTGACGTATGATTCTTTCTCGTCGGCAACGGGACAGGTTGTGCATGCGGGCGAGACTATTGTGGAGTATTTTTTAGATGATGTATTGGATTTGGATCCTATTCAATCTTCCCATGAGGAAAAAGTGCTGTTACAGGATGACTATCGCATATTTGCGGTAAATAGTCAAGTGTTACCAATATTCATTTTTGTTTTCGGTATTGTTTTCACCGCTTTATGCTTCGCAAAGGATGACGAACATCCTTTTTACCGTTCTAAAACCATCTGTCGTCCGGGGTACTATCGGTTCCTATACCGGTTTCGGCCGTTCTAACTATTCTCTATTTATCTTTTCATTCAAAGCTACATTTCATTAAAGTTGAAAAGTATGACAGTTTTTGTGCGTCATACGACCGTGGCTATAGCGTACACTTCAAACTTGATGAAGTTATCGTAGTTCATTTGTTTACAAGATCCCTTCAGTCATTGAAATTTAATGGCTAGCAAAAGAATTTTACATTTTACATTTTATTATCGTTGATGAAATACCCATGTTCGGTAAACGCCTACATGGATGAAAATTAATTGGGTATTCCATAGTGACCACTAAAAAGAAGATTATTTCCCTATGAACAAATTACGGATACTGTGCCTTTTACTTGGCGCGGTTGGGATGTTGGCATCATGCCGCTCCTCTAATGCTAACGCTGATCAGAAAGAAGAACTCAAAAATATACCCGTTGCATCTTTGATGGTGATGGACACCACTGTTTATCAGGAGTATATTGCAGATGTTCAAGCCTTAAAAAACGTCGAGATTCGCTCAAAACTGAATGGTTTTTTGGATAAAATCTATGTCGATGAAGGCGTCTGGGTAAAGAAAGGACAGCTATTATTTAAATATAATAATGAGGAATACCGATCAGAGTTAGCCAAAGCCAAAGCACAGTATGATAATGCTATTGCCGAATCTCAAAAGATAAAACTGGAGATGGAACGAACTCAAAAATTGGTTGACAAGAATATTGTGAGCCCTTCGGAGTATAATTTATTAAAGATTCAGCTAAAAGCATCCAATTCTAAAATAGAGGAAGCTCGTGCGTTGGTTAATCAGGCGCAGACAAGATTGGATTATACGGTTATACGGGCTCCATTCGACGGTCGTATAGACCGTATCTTACTGCGTGAGGGCTCTCTTTTGACCGAAGGAAGTTTGATTACAACCATCTCTGACCTCAGCAAAGTGAATGTTTATTTTGATATTTCTGAACGGGAGTATCTAGCACTTATGCGCGATAAGCTGAATGGCAAAGAAACGCAAAAGTCGGTGAAATTAATTTTAGCCAATGGCGAGCTTTATCCACATGAAGGAATTGCGCATCTTGTTGAAAGTGAGTTTGAAGCCAATACAGGATCGATTGCGCTTCGGGTCCAATTCCCAAATGCCGAACATATCCTAAAACACGGTGCAACTGGTAAGATCGCGGTGCCTATGGAGACAGGGGAGCACACTTTTGTACATCAAAAATCAGTATTTGAGATTCAGGATAAAACCTATGTGTACACACTACAGGCAGATAGTACCGTTAAAATGACACCTTTTAGTGCTGGTCCGCGTGTAGGACATTATTATATTGTGGACGGAGGTTTGGATTCCAACGCCAAAGTTGTTTATGAAGGAGTGCAAGGACTGCGGAGTGGAATGAAAATTAATCCAAAAATGAGGAAATTGTAGCGGAGGATAGATTATGTTTGAAACATTTATAAAACGGCCCATACTGTCGTTGGTTATTTCGGTGTTTATTACACTTTTGGGTCTGTTGGCCTTATTTACATTGCCCATTACACAATTTCCGGATATTGTCCCACCTTCAGTAGTCGTCAATGCCAATTACACAGGAGCTAATGCTGAAGTAAGTACAAATGCAGTTGCTATTCCTTTAGAAAAAGCAATTAACGGTGTTGCAGGGATGACTTACATGAACTCGGTGTCTACCAATAACGGAAGCACAGTGATTCAGATCTTCTTCGAAGTCGGCACGGATCCAGATATCGCTGCCGTAAACGTACAAAATCGCGTTACAACCGTATTGGATGAACTACCCGAGGAAGTAATTAAAGCAGGCGTTACGACAGAGAAAGAGGTCAATTCGATGTTGATGTATCTCAATGTTTTTACAGACGATGAAACGGCAGATGAAAGATTCATTTACAACTTCGCAGACATTAATATTCTAAAGGAACTGAAACGTATTGAGGGGGTTGGACTTGCTCAGATTATGGGGATGCGCGACTATGCGATGCGTGTTTGGGTTAAGCCTGACCGTATGGCAGCTTATAATATTTCTGCTGAGGATGTGGTTGCTGCATTGCGGAAGCAGAATATCGAGGCGGCGCCAGGTCAAACAGGTATCAGCTCGGATAAAATGCGTAACATGCAACAATATGTTTTGCGTTATCCGGGTAAATTCACTGAAATTGATGAATATGCTAACGTTCCTATTCGCGCCACGGCCAATGGCTCCATTATTCGTATTAAAGACGTTGCCGATGTTGAATTTGGCTCATTAGATTACGAAATGGTATCCAAGACCGATGGTCGGCCCTCGGCTTCCATCATGTTAAAGCAATTGCCTGGATCAAACGCACAGGAGGTTATTCAGCGTGTGAAGGATCGGATGGCAGAGCTGAAACAGACCCAGTTCCCGACGGGCATGACCTATACGATGGGATATGATGTGTCGCGGTTTTTGGATGCCTCAATATCCTCTGTTATCAAAACCTTATTAGAGGCATTCCTTTTGGTTTTTATTGTGGTATTTATCTTTTTGCAAGATTTTAGAGCCACAATTATCCCTATTTTGGCAGTGCCCGTGTGTCTGATTGGCGCATTGTTTTGTATGCAAATGCTCGGTTTCTCAATCAATTTGTTGACCTTATTTGCATTGGTATTGGCGATTGGAATTGTGGTAGATAATGGTATTGTTGTCGTGGAAGCTGTGTATGCTAAAATGGAAGAGGAACACCTCCAACCCATGGAGGCGACATTGGAAGCCATGAAAGAGGTTGGTGGTGCCGTTGTGGCCATCACCTTGGTTATGTCGGCTGTTTTTGTTCCAGTAGCCTTTCTTTCAGGACCAGTCGGAATTTTCTATCGTCAATTTTCGCTGACACTCGCCGCCGCTATTGTTATTTCGGGAATCAACGCTTTAACATTGACGCCCGCTTTGTGTGCACTTTTCCTAAAATCTCCACATGACCGTAAGCCATCGAATAACTGGTTGGACCGTTTCTTTAAAAAATTCAACCACATCTATGATAAAACTGCTTTTGGCTATAAAGGTATTTTGGTAAAAACGAGTGCACGACGCGGACTAACACTGCTTTTGTTGGGAGGATTTTTTGTCGCAACTTGGGGCAGTAGTGCCATCTTACCCGCTGGTTTTATTCCGACAGAAGATCAAGGGATGATCTATGTTGCGGTAACGACACCGCCGGGTGCAACTGTAGACCGCACAGAACGCGTTTTGGATAAAATTGACTCCGTATCACGAAAGCTCGATGTTGTTGAAACTGTTTCGACCTTGTCCGGATATAGTATAGTTACCGAAGTATCGGGAGCTTCCTATGGAATGGGAATGATCAACCTTAAGCCTTGGAAAGAACGGGACCAGACCGTAGATGATGTCATTAAGGAGCTACGCGCTAAAACCAAGGATTTTGCTGATGCACAGATTGATTTCTTTCCGCCGCCAACGGTACCGGGATTTGGTAATTCGTCGGGTTTTGAGTTACGACTTTTGGATCGAAGCGGTAATGAGGATCTCAATAAAACGGCGGAGGTACTGCAGAAGTTTATGGATGATATGGAAAAAAGCGAGGTCCTTCAGGATATCAGCTCCAGCTTTGATGTGAACTTCCCGCAATATATGCTGAAGGTTGACTACGATATGGCTGCAAAAAAGGGGATATCAGTAGAAAATGCCATGAATACGCTACAGACCCTAATGGGAAGTTTGTATGCAACCAACTTTATCCGCTATGGACAAATGTATAAAGTGATGGTTCAGGCTGGCCCCGAATATCGCCAACGCCCAGAAGATGTTCTGCGCCTATATGTAAAGAATGAGACAGGTGAGATGGTACCTTACAATGCCTTTATTTCCATGGAAAGAATTTATGGACCTGAACAAATCACGCGTTACAACATGTTTAGTTCAGCCATGATCACAGGGCAGTCTTCAGCAGGTTTCAGCTCGGGTCAAGCCATTGAAGAAGTGGAGAAAATTGCTTCTTCTTTGCCGCAAGGCTATAGCATCGAATGGTCCGGTATGACCCGTGAGCAAAAGATCTCTGGAAACCAGGCTTTGTATATTTTTGCCCTATGTCTTCTATTTGTCTACCTGTTGTTATGTGCGCAGTATGAAAGCTTTCTGTTGCCTTTACCGGTTCTCCTCTGTCTTCCGGCAGGGATCTTTGGTGCATTTATTTTCTTGAAAGTCTTCGGACTGGAAAACAATATCTATGCGCAGGTAGCATTGGTGATGCTGATTGGTTTGTTGGGTAAGAACGCCATCTTGATTGTGGAATATGCCAATTTAAAATATAAGCAGGGAATGGATATCGTGACAGCTTCAATTGAAGGAGCGGTTGCCCGTTTGCGTCCCATATTAATGACTTCCTTTGCATTTATAGCAGGTTTGATTCCTTTAATGATGGCCAGTGGAGCCGGAGCATTGGGCAATCGGAGTATTGGTACCGCTGCGGTGGGGGGGATGCTTATCGGAACCATACTCGGGATTCTTGTCATCCCTGGATTAGTGATTTTATTCTCAAAAAAGGAGAATAAGAAACACGTTGTCAAACAGGCGTCTTTAGTCATAGCCACACTTATTTTATTGGGTAGTTGTTCGGTGCCTAAAAAGGCGCATCAACCGGAGAAAGTAAATGTACCGGCTTCATTTTCCAAAAGCATCTCGCCGGATAGTTTAAATGTAGGCCGCAGGTCCTGGAAGGAAATCTTTAGGGATCCAAAATTAATTTCTCTGATTGATTCTGCTTTGCTGAATAATATGGATATTCGTCAATCGATCTTACGACTGGAATCTGCACAAGCTTATTTTAAACAGCGTAAGGCGGCATTAGGGCCAACCGTTGAAGCTGCAGTGGAAGGGGGAATACGGAAATATGGACATTATACAGAATCGGGAATAGGTAACTATGATTCAAATTTTTCAGAAAACCTGAAGAGTGATGAAAAATTGCCTGAGCCCTTTATTCCAGATTATTTTATAGGACTTCGCTCCTCCTGGGAAATTGACCTTTGGGGAAAGTTGAAGAGCCAAAAACAAGCAGCTTACTTTGGCTTTTTAGCTGAACAGGAAGGTAAGCGCCTTTTAGAAACAGAGTTGGTCTCTAATATTGCCACGGCTTATTATGAACTGATAGCGTTGGACCAAAAAATAAAGGTATACGATCGGAATATTGCATTGCATAAGAATGCATTAGAAGTTGTTGAGGTAAAAAAGGATGCTGGTTATGCAACGGAGCTATCTGTACAGCAATTTAAGGCCTT encodes the following:
- a CDS encoding efflux RND transporter periplasmic adaptor subunit is translated as MNKLRILCLLLGAVGMLASCRSSNANADQKEELKNIPVASLMVMDTTVYQEYIADVQALKNVEIRSKLNGFLDKIYVDEGVWVKKGQLLFKYNNEEYRSELAKAKAQYDNAIAESQKIKLEMERTQKLVDKNIVSPSEYNLLKIQLKASNSKIEEARALVNQAQTRLDYTVIRAPFDGRIDRILLREGSLLTEGSLITTISDLSKVNVYFDISEREYLALMRDKLNGKETQKSVKLILANGELYPHEGIAHLVESEFEANTGSIALRVQFPNAEHILKHGATGKIAVPMETGEHTFVHQKSVFEIQDKTYVYTLQADSTVKMTPFSAGPRVGHYYIVDGGLDSNAKVVYEGVQGLRSGMKINPKMRKL
- a CDS encoding efflux RND transporter permease subunit, which produces MFETFIKRPILSLVISVFITLLGLLALFTLPITQFPDIVPPSVVVNANYTGANAEVSTNAVAIPLEKAINGVAGMTYMNSVSTNNGSTVIQIFFEVGTDPDIAAVNVQNRVTTVLDELPEEVIKAGVTTEKEVNSMLMYLNVFTDDETADERFIYNFADINILKELKRIEGVGLAQIMGMRDYAMRVWVKPDRMAAYNISAEDVVAALRKQNIEAAPGQTGISSDKMRNMQQYVLRYPGKFTEIDEYANVPIRATANGSIIRIKDVADVEFGSLDYEMVSKTDGRPSASIMLKQLPGSNAQEVIQRVKDRMAELKQTQFPTGMTYTMGYDVSRFLDASISSVIKTLLEAFLLVFIVVFIFLQDFRATIIPILAVPVCLIGALFCMQMLGFSINLLTLFALVLAIGIVVDNGIVVVEAVYAKMEEEHLQPMEATLEAMKEVGGAVVAITLVMSAVFVPVAFLSGPVGIFYRQFSLTLAAAIVISGINALTLTPALCALFLKSPHDRKPSNNWLDRFFKKFNHIYDKTAFGYKGILVKTSARRGLTLLLLGGFFVATWGSSAILPAGFIPTEDQGMIYVAVTTPPGATVDRTERVLDKIDSVSRKLDVVETVSTLSGYSIVTEVSGASYGMGMINLKPWKERDQTVDDVIKELRAKTKDFADAQIDFFPPPTVPGFGNSSGFELRLLDRSGNEDLNKTAEVLQKFMDDMEKSEVLQDISSSFDVNFPQYMLKVDYDMAAKKGISVENAMNTLQTLMGSLYATNFIRYGQMYKVMVQAGPEYRQRPEDVLRLYVKNETGEMVPYNAFISMERIYGPEQITRYNMFSSAMITGQSSAGFSSGQAIEEVEKIASSLPQGYSIEWSGMTREQKISGNQALYIFALCLLFVYLLLCAQYESFLLPLPVLLCLPAGIFGAFIFLKVFGLENNIYAQVALVMLIGLLGKNAILIVEYANLKYKQGMDIVTASIEGAVARLRPILMTSFAFIAGLIPLMMASGAGALGNRSIGTAAVGGMLIGTILGILVIPGLVILFSKKENKKHVVKQASLVIATLILLGSCSVPKKAHQPEKVNVPASFSKSISPDSLNVGRRSWKEIFRDPKLISLIDSALLNNMDIRQSILRLESAQAYFKQRKAALGPTVEAAVEGGIRKYGHYTESGIGNYDSNFSENLKSDEKLPEPFIPDYFIGLRSSWEIDLWGKLKSQKQAAYFGFLAEQEGKRLLETELVSNIATAYYELIALDQKIKVYDRNIALHKNALEVVEVKKDAGYATELSVQQFKALLANSKAAKEQLLQEIALWEHHINGLLGRFYQPIVRSTYTENADLYHAMQFGTPDDLVNQRPDIKAAYLKVIASSNNQEASRLAFLPSVAISPFVGLQSFSLGKLFNLDRSIAYNLFGGITLPLFNQRQLKTQYEIAKADYGIAFVDYEKTVLNAYNEVSNVIMTQEAIVKRRNFVDEHVQALELSIEAAQELFIAGRVSSLDVVTAQKESLEAQVGKVELEKESTLNQILLYKALGGGWQ